From a single Erpetoichthys calabaricus chromosome 1, fErpCal1.3, whole genome shotgun sequence genomic region:
- the LOC127528083 gene encoding uncharacterized protein LOC127528083, translated as MVWIGGEMGVGVILKEQYVKSVLEVKRVSDRVMIMKLEIGGVMMNVVNAYVQQVGCAMGEKEDFWSEMNEVMNSVQKGQKMVIGADFSGHVGEGNSGDKEVMGRYDVKERNEEGQRKVDFAKRMDMAVVNTYFKKREEHRVTYNSGGRCTQVDYILCRKVDLKEIEDCKVVAGESVVKQHRMVVCRMTLEIKKRKRVRAEPRIKW; from the coding sequence atggtgtggataggaggagaaatgggagtaggggttattctgaaggaacagtatgtcaagagtgttttggaggtgaaaagagtgtcagacagagtaatgattatgaagctggaaattggaggtgtgatgatgaatgttgttaatgcatatgtacagcaagttgggtgtgcaatgggtgagaaagaagatttttggagtgagatgaatgaagtgatgaacagtgtacaaaagggacagaaaatggtgattggagcggatttcagtgggcatgttggtgaagggaacagtggagacaaggaggtgatgggtaggtatgatgtcaaggagaggaatgaagaaggtcagaggaaagtggattttgccaaaaggatggacatggctgtggtgaatacgtattttaagaagagggaggaacatagggttacgtacaacagtggaggaagatgcacacaggtagattacatcctatgcagaaaggttgatctgaaggagattgaagactgcaaagtggtggcaggggaaagtgtagttaagcagcataggatggtggtctgtaggatgacgttggagatcaagaagaggaagagagtgagggcagagccaaggatcaaatggtag